Proteins from a single region of Oscillatoria sp. FACHB-1406:
- a CDS encoding response regulator: protein MSLKAIKQFATRGVGRIPLNAFLVVPFIVQIAGIVSVVGYLSFKSGQNAVNDLAAQLRQQISDRTEQKLDAYLSIPRQLNQINVDAVELGLLKLNDFTTTGRYFLKQMQAFEIGYNNFGNIKGEFIGVERLNSGKLLINEVSESKQLGKLYVYTTDAKGNRTRLKEIKNYDPRSEAWFSDTFKAGKPTWSPIYEWEDKPEILSVSYNYPLYDRERKFIGVIGIDLILSQIGEFLRTLKISPSAKTFIIERDGFLVATSASEAPYTLKNGNATRIKASQGQDRLMRETARFLERKYGNLQQIQKARFLDFKLEGERQFVQVTPWQDKFGLDWLIVVVVPEADFMGQINNNIRTTIVLCLAALGVAVVVGILTARWIILPILRLKDAAIALSQGNFDSIVPLNRKDELGILANAFNSMAQQLQASFATLETQNAELQRLDKLKDEFLANTSHELRTPLNGIIGLAESLVDGATGELPDTTKANLNTIIASGRRLANLVNDLLDFSRLRHKHIELQLTAVGLREIVDLVLTFCQTQVGQKSLQLINAIDPETPLVLADENRLQQILYNLVGNAIKFTESGIVEVSAQLVFPEPPPSDDERLFATTGNLAISVKDTGIGIPEDRYEKIFESFEQADGSTAREYGGTGLGLAVTQKLVELHGGEIHLTSQVGVGSEFVFTLPLARSADSKLQRWEDRERNRSLSLKDLRQAQDLQATKSTAQMIAKLSDRCPLILTDNKPKVNSQFRILIVDDEPVNLQVLANHLLLENYAIAQATNGFEALEILNRGFKPDLILLDVMMPRMTGYEVCQKIRESFPALELPIVMLTAKNQTEDLVQAFNLGANDYLTKPFVKKELLARIKTHISLSKINAAYGRFVPHDFLKFLGKESIIDVELGDHTYKEMTILFSDIRSFTTLSEQMSPEDNFNFINSYLKRVSPVIRNRNGFIDKYIGDAIMALFPRCADDAVKGAIEMQEQIRLYNAHREMQGYVPISSGMGLHTGDMMLGTIGEEQRMESTVISDAVNLASRLESLTKPYGAKILISQETLYSLADMEKFHYRFLDRVRVKGKNQAIAIFEIFDGDPEEVRALKLQTKSEFERAIVYYYQQQLEPAEQIFQEILRLNPEDRAAALYLTRCTQNPDSLPIEGELGTEILTSNYSVTLGE, encoded by the coding sequence ATGTCTCTCAAAGCAATCAAGCAATTTGCCACCCGAGGGGTCGGTCGCATCCCCCTCAATGCCTTTCTCGTTGTTCCTTTTATAGTGCAAATTGCAGGCATAGTCAGTGTTGTGGGCTACCTTTCTTTTAAAAGCGGTCAAAACGCCGTTAACGACCTCGCCGCTCAACTCCGGCAGCAAATTAGCGATCGCACCGAGCAAAAATTAGACGCATACCTCTCCATACCCCGTCAACTCAACCAAATTAACGTCGATGCTGTCGAACTCGGGCTGCTAAAACTCAACGATTTTACCACCACGGGTCGTTATTTTCTCAAACAGATGCAAGCTTTTGAGATTGGTTATAACAACTTCGGCAATATCAAAGGAGAATTTATTGGTGTCGAACGGCTTAATAGCGGCAAACTCCTGATTAATGAAGTTTCCGAGTCAAAGCAATTAGGCAAACTCTACGTTTACACCACCGACGCAAAAGGAAATCGCACCCGCTTAAAGGAAATCAAAAATTACGATCCGCGCAGTGAAGCTTGGTTCTCAGATACATTCAAAGCTGGAAAACCAACCTGGAGTCCGATTTATGAATGGGAAGATAAACCGGAAATTCTCTCGGTTTCTTATAACTACCCTCTTTACGATCGCGAGCGTAAATTTATCGGCGTTATCGGTATCGATCTTATTCTCTCCCAAATTGGCGAATTCCTCCGCACGCTCAAAATTAGTCCCTCTGCTAAAACTTTTATTATCGAACGCGATGGATTTTTAGTCGCTACCTCAGCATCAGAAGCGCCCTACACTCTCAAAAATGGCAATGCAACGCGCATTAAAGCTTCCCAAGGGCAAGATCGCCTCATGCGAGAAACCGCCCGCTTTCTCGAGAGAAAGTACGGCAATCTCCAGCAAATCCAAAAAGCTCGATTCCTGGATTTCAAGCTGGAAGGAGAACGTCAATTCGTACAAGTCACGCCCTGGCAAGACAAATTCGGCCTCGATTGGTTGATTGTGGTGGTCGTTCCCGAAGCCGATTTTATGGGTCAAATTAATAATAATATTCGCACGACCATTGTCCTCTGTCTCGCCGCTCTCGGAGTTGCGGTTGTCGTCGGCATTCTTACTGCCCGTTGGATTATCTTACCCATTCTCCGGCTTAAGGATGCCGCGATCGCGCTCTCCCAAGGAAATTTCGACTCCATTGTTCCCCTCAATCGCAAAGATGAATTAGGAATTTTAGCCAATGCTTTTAATAGCATGGCCCAGCAATTGCAAGCCTCATTTGCAACCTTAGAAACCCAAAACGCCGAACTGCAACGCCTCGATAAACTCAAAGACGAATTTCTCGCTAATACTTCTCACGAATTGCGCACGCCCCTCAACGGAATTATCGGTTTAGCCGAATCGCTCGTTGATGGCGCGACGGGCGAACTTCCCGATACAACCAAAGCCAATTTAAATACAATTATTGCCTCCGGTCGCCGACTTGCCAATCTCGTTAACGATCTTCTCGATTTCTCTCGCTTGCGGCACAAACATATCGAACTACAACTCACGGCGGTAGGTTTGCGGGAGATTGTTGATTTGGTATTAACCTTTTGTCAAACTCAAGTCGGTCAAAAATCGTTGCAACTGATTAACGCGATCGATCCGGAAACCCCTTTAGTTCTTGCTGATGAAAATCGCTTGCAACAAATCCTCTATAATTTAGTCGGAAATGCTATCAAATTCACCGAATCTGGCATCGTTGAAGTCTCGGCACAATTAGTTTTTCCCGAACCGCCTCCGAGCGATGATGAGCGTTTGTTTGCCACGACCGGAAACCTTGCCATCTCTGTTAAAGATACCGGCATTGGCATTCCCGAAGATCGATATGAGAAAATTTTTGAATCTTTTGAACAAGCGGATGGTTCCACTGCCAGAGAGTACGGCGGAACCGGTTTAGGACTCGCCGTTACCCAAAAACTGGTCGAGTTGCATGGGGGAGAAATTCATCTTACTTCTCAAGTTGGCGTTGGCTCGGAGTTTGTGTTTACGCTGCCCTTAGCTCGGTCGGCAGACAGCAAGTTACAACGCTGGGAAGATCGAGAGCGAAATAGGTCGCTTTCCTTAAAAGATTTGCGGCAAGCTCAAGACTTGCAAGCGACAAAATCAACCGCACAAATGATTGCCAAGCTAAGCGATAGATGCCCTCTTATTTTAACAGATAATAAGCCCAAGGTTAACAGTCAATTCAGGATTTTAATTGTCGATGACGAACCCGTAAACTTACAAGTTCTCGCCAATCATTTGTTACTAGAAAATTACGCGATCGCGCAGGCGACGAATGGTTTTGAGGCACTGGAAATTCTCAATAGAGGGTTTAAACCCGACCTGATTCTGCTCGACGTGATGATGCCGCGCATGACGGGTTACGAAGTTTGTCAAAAGATTCGAGAAAGCTTCCCCGCTCTAGAGTTACCAATCGTCATGCTCACTGCCAAGAATCAAACCGAGGATTTAGTGCAAGCCTTTAATCTCGGGGCTAACGATTACTTAACAAAGCCTTTCGTTAAAAAAGAACTGCTCGCTCGCATTAAAACTCATATCAGTTTGTCTAAGATTAACGCTGCTTACGGTCGCTTTGTCCCGCACGATTTTCTCAAGTTTTTAGGGAAAGAGAGCATCATCGATGTCGAACTTGGCGATCATACCTACAAAGAAATGACAATTCTCTTTTCGGACATTCGCTCGTTCACTACCCTTTCCGAGCAAATGTCCCCAGAAGATAATTTCAACTTTATTAACAGTTATTTGAAGCGCGTCAGTCCGGTCATTCGCAATCGCAACGGCTTCATTGATAAATATATCGGCGATGCGATTATGGCTTTATTTCCCCGCTGCGCTGATGATGCGGTTAAAGGTGCAATTGAAATGCAGGAACAAATTCGGCTGTATAACGCACACCGCGAGATGCAAGGATACGTTCCGATTTCAAGCGGTATGGGGCTGCATACTGGAGATATGATGTTAGGCACGATTGGCGAAGAACAGCGTATGGAAAGCACTGTAATTTCCGACGCGGTGAATTTAGCCTCTCGTTTGGAAAGTCTGACGAAACCTTATGGGGCAAAAATTTTAATCAGTCAGGAGACGCTATACTCGCTGGCTGATATGGAGAAGTTTCACTATCGATTTCTCGATCGCGTTCGCGTTAAGGGCAAAAATCAGGCGATCGCGATTTTCGAGATTTTTGACGGCGATCCTGAAGAAGTTCGAGCGCTCAAGCTGCAAACCAAAAGCGAGTTCGAGCGTGCAATTGTTTATTACTACCAGCAACAGTTAGAACCCGCCGAGCAAATTTTCCAAGAAATCTTGCGCCTCAACCCCGAAGATCGCGCCGCCGCCCTCTACCTGACGCGCTGCACCCAAAACCCAGATTCCCTCCCCATCGAAGGCGAGCTAGGTACAGAAATCTTAACCTCGAATTATAGCGTCACCCTAGGCGAATAA
- a CDS encoding hydrocarbon-binding protein: protein MQLTRRQQLGDFSSLVCFKAAIAGMEEALGEKATAIALTAAGRKRGKSLVQTLGLSHTSLPNEEIVTQLQKALGIEGTRLCIVEKIETEGDKYKVYVSEALCSAGEPDGSDRKCLFTLGAVWGAMEEILNKKFRGVHTESVLKGSPYDIFELTPM from the coding sequence ATGCAGCTTACACGCCGTCAACAACTGGGTGATTTCAGCAGTCTGGTCTGCTTTAAAGCAGCAATTGCCGGAATGGAAGAAGCCTTGGGCGAAAAAGCAACCGCGATCGCGCTGACTGCGGCCGGTCGCAAGCGCGGGAAATCTCTCGTTCAAACACTGGGGTTAAGCCATACTTCCCTACCTAACGAGGAAATTGTCACCCAACTCCAAAAAGCTCTCGGCATAGAAGGAACCCGGTTGTGCATTGTTGAAAAGATCGAAACAGAAGGAGACAAATATAAAGTTTATGTCTCCGAAGCCCTCTGTAGTGCTGGCGAACCCGACGGAAGCGATCGCAAATGCTTATTTACCCTAGGAGCCGTCTGGGGCGCAATGGAAGAAATCTTAAACAAAAAATTCCGGGGCGTTCATACCGAAAGCGTATTGAAAGGCTCTCCCTACGACATCTTTGAACTCACGCCCATGTAA
- a CDS encoding roadblock/LC7 domain-containing protein, protein MPLNVMSLESTLQNFVAQTNDIQGAALVSPDGLPLASNLQGNMDEERVAAMSATMLSLGERIGMELARGSIDRIYVEGNQGYAILTGCGEDAVLLVLAAASAKQGVLMLEIKRLVAELKGYLS, encoded by the coding sequence ATGCCACTCAACGTCATGAGCCTTGAATCCACGCTGCAAAACTTCGTCGCTCAAACCAACGATATCCAAGGAGCCGCCCTCGTCTCTCCCGACGGTCTTCCTCTGGCTTCTAACCTGCAAGGCAACATGGACGAAGAACGAGTCGCAGCTATGTCTGCAACCATGTTGTCCCTCGGCGAACGCATTGGGATGGAACTCGCTCGAGGTAGCATCGATCGCATTTACGTTGAAGGAAACCAAGGCTACGCCATTCTGACGGGCTGCGGCGAGGATGCTGTCCTGCTTGTTCTTGCGGCTGCATCGGCAAAACAAGGCGTGCTAATGCTCGAAATCAAGCGCCTCGTTGCCGAACTGAAAGGCTATCTGAGCTAA
- a CDS encoding DUF4388 domain-containing protein, giving the protein MGISGRLITFSLAEVLQILARGRKTGLLTIQGLADEQWHPAHYIWFYNGRIVGAASSLDCQGLLLMMHQRKWLSPQALSELNQLRELDTPLGSYLKIKSHLQGEQLKLLFHVQVLQRVCTLFKYKDGRFKFDSQAPLPKAEMTGMSISGVEGILLGLRVLRDWSALTDKLPSPKIGLIKPLGAKLTLSLDSLERKVWDLADGMFSLEEIAVRTALPITAIQQTAFRLISVGLVEEVAIEAYLPTLEIVAPLPEEPSDTPKQEEISPSFLKNLVGFLKSKVSYPGVSSSVRQNLLNIQRS; this is encoded by the coding sequence ATGGGGATTTCGGGTCGTTTAATTACATTTTCTTTAGCAGAAGTTCTGCAAATTCTCGCTCGCGGACGAAAAACCGGATTGCTAACCATTCAAGGATTAGCTGACGAACAATGGCATCCCGCCCATTATATTTGGTTCTACAACGGCCGCATCGTTGGAGCCGCCTCCTCGCTCGATTGCCAAGGACTATTACTCATGATGCACCAGCGCAAATGGCTGAGTCCCCAAGCGCTGTCCGAACTCAACCAATTACGCGAACTCGACACTCCCCTCGGCTCTTACTTAAAAATCAAAAGTCACCTCCAAGGCGAACAACTCAAACTCCTGTTCCACGTTCAAGTGCTTCAACGAGTTTGCACGCTGTTTAAATACAAAGACGGACGCTTTAAATTTGACTCCCAAGCGCCGCTTCCCAAGGCCGAAATGACAGGAATGAGTATCTCCGGAGTTGAAGGCATTTTATTAGGACTGCGCGTTCTACGAGATTGGAGCGCGCTAACGGACAAACTTCCCAGCCCGAAAATAGGGTTGATAAAACCCTTGGGGGCTAAGCTGACGTTGAGCTTAGATAGCTTAGAACGGAAAGTTTGGGACTTGGCAGATGGAATGTTTTCCCTCGAGGAAATTGCCGTTCGTACCGCCCTGCCTATTACCGCGATCCAACAGACAGCTTTTCGGTTAATATCGGTTGGATTGGTCGAAGAAGTCGCGATCGAAGCTTACCTCCCCACACTGGAGATCGTCGCCCCTCTGCCAGAAGAGCCGAGCGATACTCCCAAGCAAGAAGAAATTTCCCCTTCGTTTCTCAAAAATTTAGTAGGCTTTTTAAAGAGCAAAGTTTCATACCCAGGAGTTTCCTCATCAGTTCGCCAGAATTTACTCAACATTCAGAGGAGTTAA
- a CDS encoding ATP/GTP-binding protein, translating to MELMRLVVTGAVGAGKSTFVRTASEIEVVDTDRTATDTTALLKKSTTVAMDFGKFTFGSDRTLHVYGTPGQARFDFMWDLLIAKANAYILLVAANRPEEFRHSRQILTFINRRVKIPMVLGITHSDCEDAWEGEDIACALGFPFENFPPILTVNPNDRTSTIEALIALVEHCLLHSPQTVRR from the coding sequence ATGGAGTTAATGCGATTAGTCGTAACGGGAGCCGTCGGAGCCGGGAAAAGTACCTTCGTTCGCACTGCCAGCGAAATTGAAGTTGTCGATACCGATCGCACCGCAACTGATACAACCGCTCTCCTCAAAAAAAGCACTACCGTCGCGATGGATTTTGGCAAATTTACCTTCGGTTCCGACAGAACCTTGCACGTTTATGGAACTCCCGGTCAAGCCCGCTTTGACTTTATGTGGGATTTGTTAATCGCCAAAGCTAACGCTTATATTTTGCTTGTCGCCGCCAATCGCCCCGAAGAATTTCGCCACTCTCGACAAATTCTCACTTTCATCAATCGGCGCGTTAAAATTCCAATGGTACTCGGCATTACCCATAGCGACTGCGAAGATGCTTGGGAAGGTGAAGATATTGCTTGCGCCCTCGGATTTCCGTTTGAAAATTTTCCACCCATCTTAACCGTAAACCCAAACGATCGCACCTCCACCATTGAAGCGTTAATCGCCCTCGTCGAGCATTGTTTGTTGCACTCACCTCAAACGGTTCGCCGCTAA